A single Pygocentrus nattereri isolate fPygNat1 chromosome 28, fPygNat1.pri, whole genome shotgun sequence DNA region contains:
- the LOC108442394 gene encoding properdin has protein sequence MKTIMLCTILLLVLHIQPTVSQKVPCYAGFSLTDGTCSGILGEVTIDDCCLNSKYGYQENGVCKSCRTAQWSEWSPWSECSVSCMEGVQQRRRACYGIGRCYDPYRKGSIQTKPCVDRACCPENGGWSEWSSWFPCSVTCESGIKKRNRKCTEPAPKCGGSCLGDSEETARCDTGIVCPTHGSWSLWGSWGPCMGTCQNEGFPPPEQQRRRTCTSPPPSVVPRGNNCPGSETDSQPCTELPFCKVNGNWGNWGGLSPCSVTCGVGQHMQQRTCDNPAPKYGGQPCQGVDTRNILCNTNKYCPFDGHWSEWGQWTPCKSPNDRSITCKNRPGHRRRERDCLGRQYSGEYCPGEGVEHKTCYDIDNCEEVNVYWSEWSSWSLCKPDCGKNSIQRRKKECIPDISKYSDKNLEMFSGTPTKKCPPSDTEESRQCFNLPEC, from the exons ATGAAGACGATCATGCTGTGCACGATACTCCTCCTGGTGCTTCATATTCAGCCAACAG TCTCCCAAAAAGTTCCGTGCTATGCCGGCTTTTCTCTGACTGATGGAACCTGCAGTGGTATTTTGGGAGAAGTGACCATTGACGACTGCTGTCTGAACTCCAAGTATGGTTATCAGGAAAATGGAGTTTGCAAGTCCTGTAG AACCGCTCAATGGTCTGAATGGTCCCCTTGGAGCGAGTGCTCAGTGAGTTGTATGGAGGGAGTGCAGCAGAGACGACGTGCTTGCTATGGCATTGGCAGGTGCTACGATCCTTACAGGAAAGGGAGCATCCAGACTAAACCATGTGTAGACAGGGCTTGCTGTCCAG aaaatggaGGATGGTCAGAGTGGAGCTCATGGTTTCCATGTTCTGTTACATGTGAAAGCGGAATCAAAAAGAGGAACAGGAAGTGCACCGAACCCGCTCCCAAATGTGGTGGCTCTTGTCTTGGTGACAGTGAAGAAACTGCACGTTGTGACACAGGGATTGTCTGCCCAA CTCATGGCAGCTGGTCTTTATGGGGCAGCTGGGGTCCCTGTATGGGAACATGTCAGAACGAGGGCTTCCCACCTCCTGAACAGCAGCGCCGTAGGACCTGTACGAGCCCTCCACCGTCTGTGGTGCCACGTGGCAACAACTGCCCAGGTTCCGAAACGGACAGCCAGCCCTGTACAGAATTACCTTTCTGTAAAG tGAATGGAAACTGGGGAAACTGGGGTGGTCTCTCTCCATGCTCTGTGACATGTGGAGTGGGACAGCATATGCAACAACGAACATGTGACAATCCTGCACCAAAATATGGTGGCCAGCCGTGCCAAGGGGTGGACACCAGAAACATACTCTGCAATACTAATAAATACTGCCCAT TTGATGGTCATTGGAGTGAGTGGGGTCAATGGACTCCGTGTAAATCACCCAACGATAGATCAATTACATGTAAGAACAGACCGGGACATCGGAGAAGAGAGCGAGATTGTTTAGGCAGACAATACAGTGGGGAGTACTGTCCTGGGGAAGGTGTGGAACACAAAACCTGCTATGACATCGACAACTGCGAGGAGG TAAATGTGTACTGGTCAGAATGGAGTAGCTGGAGTTTGTGTAAACCGGACTGTGGAAAGAATTCTATTcagaggagaaagaaggagTGCATTCCAGACATCTCAAaatacag CGACAAGAACCTTGAGATGTTTTCAGGAACCCCCACTAAGAAGTGTCCACCTTCAGACACAGAAGAGTCTAGACAATGTTTCAATCTCCCTGAGTGCTAG